In one Microbulbifer pacificus genomic region, the following are encoded:
- the pulA gene encoding pullulanase-type alpha-1,6-glucosidase: MHASFSARGRSRAVSLLAMAIAASIHTSTQASANSELSQVNIPGSLQPAIGCAGEWQPDCAASQLTYDAADDIWSGNFSLPAGSYEYKVAIDGTWDENYGGNADAGGPNIGLNVAEAGAVKFLYDHETHWIADNIRHAIVTAAGSFQSELGCPGDWQPDCLRSWMQDVDGDGIYTFITGDIPAGNYEMKAALHEGWDESYGSGGSNIAFTVEAGKEVYFAFDSATQNVVVSTDGIPKGDLSTDKAHWVDASTIVWPVSPPQGGSAKLVMSNSAALTLGADGVDCDLEISLTENAQGMSAAAKAKFPHLANHTAFTLPASADIAALIQGQLAVALYDAEGNIVDATGVQTPGVLDAVFAYDGTLGATVGEDAIEFALWAPTAKSVKVHLFSTADQYEPTATIEMTANNGVWTASTSIDWNRKFYLYEVEVYSYASRKVEKNWVSDPYSLSLTTNSYKSQIVDLNDADLKPEGWDALTKPSLAAAEDISLYELHVRDFSIRDDSVSEAARGTFAAFAEEGRGSQHLAELASAGLTHVHLLPAFDFATVNEDRTAQKTTADLSVYAADSSEQQAAVNAIRDEDGFNWGYDPLHFTVPEGSYSTDPNGAKRILEFRQMVQSLSNMGLRVVMDVVYNHTSSYGQYERSILDKIVPGYYHRRNGEGFVEMSSCCANTASEHTMMEKLMRDSIKTWATAYKVDGFRFDLMGHHSKENILNVAADMQALTVEADGVDGSAIYLYGEGWNFGEVVDDARFVQARQGNMGGTGVGTFNDRLRDSVRGGNPFGGYEEQGFGTGLYTDSNGKFDGTDERATLLTLADKVRISLAGNLADYTLTDATGTALTGAELVYNGQPTGYTTDPQESINYIAAHDNETLFDGIQIKANSTTALVDRVRLQNFSNSLVMLAQGVPFIHAGQEFLRSKSMDRDSYNSGDWFNAIDFSLASDNWAAGLPVADKNEDKWGMMAPLLANPDIAPQQSDREFALAVFKEWLQIRASSGLFRLPSAEAIQSVVSFENTGPEQIPGLIAMHLNDPAGDYDAETSQILALFNGAAEAVEFTLESAADLPFTLHPVQQESADATMATASVDAGVFTIPARTTAVFVLKRENDTSIVNQEPEEENNGSSGGNSGNGSGGGSKAGAMHFGLMLLLGLALLRRRLR, from the coding sequence ATGCATGCATCCTTTTCAGCGCGGGGGCGCTCCCGTGCGGTTTCGCTATTGGCCATGGCCATCGCGGCCTCAATCCACACCAGCACACAGGCGAGCGCCAACTCCGAACTTTCCCAGGTGAATATTCCCGGCAGCCTCCAGCCAGCCATCGGTTGCGCCGGGGAATGGCAACCGGATTGTGCCGCATCACAACTCACCTACGATGCGGCGGACGATATCTGGTCCGGCAACTTTTCACTGCCGGCGGGCAGTTACGAGTACAAAGTGGCGATCGACGGCACCTGGGACGAAAACTACGGTGGCAACGCCGATGCTGGTGGCCCGAATATCGGCCTCAATGTCGCAGAAGCAGGCGCGGTGAAATTCCTGTACGACCATGAGACGCACTGGATTGCCGACAACATCCGGCATGCGATTGTCACTGCTGCTGGCAGTTTCCAGAGCGAGCTGGGCTGTCCCGGTGACTGGCAGCCTGACTGCCTGCGCAGCTGGATGCAGGATGTGGACGGAGACGGGATCTATACCTTTATCACCGGAGATATTCCGGCTGGCAATTACGAAATGAAGGCCGCTCTGCACGAGGGTTGGGACGAGAGCTACGGCAGCGGCGGTAGCAATATTGCGTTCACGGTGGAAGCCGGCAAGGAAGTGTATTTCGCTTTCGACAGTGCGACCCAAAATGTGGTCGTCAGCACCGACGGCATTCCCAAAGGGGATCTCTCCACCGATAAAGCGCACTGGGTGGATGCCAGCACCATCGTATGGCCAGTCAGCCCACCGCAAGGCGGCAGCGCGAAACTGGTAATGAGTAATAGCGCTGCGCTGACACTGGGTGCGGACGGCGTCGACTGCGACCTTGAAATAAGCCTTACCGAAAATGCCCAAGGCATGTCCGCCGCGGCAAAAGCCAAATTCCCGCACCTGGCAAATCACACCGCGTTCACCCTGCCCGCCAGCGCGGATATCGCCGCACTGATACAAGGCCAGCTGGCCGTCGCCCTCTACGATGCCGAAGGCAATATCGTCGACGCGACCGGTGTGCAGACCCCCGGTGTACTGGATGCGGTGTTCGCCTACGACGGCACCCTCGGCGCGACCGTCGGTGAAGATGCCATTGAGTTCGCGCTGTGGGCACCCACGGCCAAGTCGGTGAAAGTGCACCTGTTCAGCACTGCGGATCAGTACGAGCCCACGGCGACAATTGAAATGACCGCCAACAACGGCGTGTGGACGGCATCTACCAGTATCGACTGGAACCGAAAATTCTACCTGTACGAGGTGGAAGTCTATTCTTACGCAAGTCGCAAGGTGGAGAAGAACTGGGTTTCCGATCCCTACTCCCTGAGTCTCACCACCAACTCGTACAAATCCCAGATCGTCGACCTGAATGACGCCGACCTGAAACCGGAGGGCTGGGATGCACTGACGAAACCTTCCCTGGCCGCCGCGGAAGACATCAGCCTGTATGAACTGCATGTGCGCGACTTCAGCATCCGCGACGATTCCGTCAGCGAAGCCGCTCGCGGCACCTTCGCCGCCTTCGCAGAAGAAGGTCGCGGCAGCCAGCACCTGGCGGAGCTGGCGAGTGCGGGCCTCACCCACGTACACCTGTTGCCGGCCTTCGACTTTGCCACGGTCAATGAAGATCGCACAGCACAGAAAACCACCGCTGACCTGAGCGTCTACGCCGCCGACAGCAGCGAACAGCAGGCCGCCGTCAACGCGATTCGCGATGAAGATGGGTTCAACTGGGGCTACGACCCATTGCACTTTACCGTGCCCGAGGGCAGCTACTCCACCGACCCGAACGGGGCCAAACGCATTCTGGAGTTCCGCCAGATGGTGCAGTCGCTGAGCAATATGGGCCTGCGCGTGGTAATGGATGTGGTGTACAACCACACCAGCTCCTACGGCCAGTATGAGCGCTCGATCCTCGACAAGATTGTTCCCGGCTATTATCACCGCCGCAACGGCGAGGGCTTTGTGGAAATGAGCAGCTGCTGTGCCAATACCGCCAGCGAACACACCATGATGGAAAAGCTGATGCGCGATTCCATAAAGACCTGGGCCACCGCGTATAAAGTGGACGGCTTCCGCTTCGACCTGATGGGCCACCACAGCAAGGAAAACATCCTCAATGTGGCGGCGGATATGCAGGCACTCACCGTTGAGGCCGACGGCGTGGACGGATCGGCCATTTACCTCTACGGCGAAGGCTGGAACTTCGGCGAGGTGGTGGACGACGCGCGTTTTGTTCAGGCACGCCAGGGCAACATGGGTGGCACCGGCGTTGGTACTTTCAATGATCGTTTGCGCGACAGCGTCCGCGGCGGCAACCCATTCGGCGGTTATGAGGAGCAGGGCTTTGGCACCGGCCTGTATACCGACAGCAACGGCAAGTTCGATGGCACCGACGAACGCGCCACACTGCTAACACTGGCGGACAAGGTGCGTATTTCTCTCGCCGGCAACCTCGCTGATTACACTCTCACCGATGCCACCGGCACCGCACTTACCGGTGCGGAACTCGTCTACAACGGCCAGCCCACGGGTTACACCACGGATCCGCAGGAGTCCATCAACTACATTGCCGCCCACGACAACGAAACCCTGTTCGACGGCATCCAGATCAAGGCCAACAGCACCACCGCACTTGTGGATCGCGTGCGCCTGCAGAATTTCAGCAATTCACTGGTGATGCTCGCCCAGGGCGTGCCGTTCATTCACGCCGGCCAGGAATTCCTGCGCTCCAAATCCATGGACCGCGACAGCTACAACTCCGGCGACTGGTTCAACGCCATCGACTTTTCCCTCGCCAGCGACAACTGGGCAGCCGGCCTGCCGGTTGCCGACAAGAACGAGGACAAGTGGGGCATGATGGCACCGCTGCTGGCGAACCCGGATATTGCGCCGCAACAGAGTGATCGTGAGTTTGCCCTCGCGGTGTTCAAGGAATGGCTGCAGATCCGTGCCAGCAGCGGACTGTTCCGTCTGCCAAGCGCGGAGGCAATCCAGTCTGTGGTGTCTTTTGAAAATACCGGACCGGAGCAGATTCCCGGCCTGATCGCCATGCATCTGAACGATCCCGCCGGCGATTACGACGCGGAAACGTCACAGATTCTCGCGCTGTTCAATGGCGCCGCCGAGGCCGTTGAGTTCACACTGGAGTCCGCAGCCGACCTGCCGTTTACACTGCACCCGGTCCAGCAGGAATCCGCCGATGCGACAATGGCCACGGCCAGTGTCGATGCAGGCGTATTCACCATTCCCGCACGTACCACCGCGGTGTTTGTGCTCAAACGCGAGAACGATACCTCCATCGTCAACCAAGAACCGGAAGAAGAAAACAACGGCAGTTCCGGGGGCAATTCTGGCAATGGCTCCGGTGGTGGCTCCAAAGCGGGCGCCATGCACTTCGGCCTGATGCTTCTGTTGGGCCTCGCTCTCCTCCGCCGTCGTCTGCGCTGA
- a CDS encoding Na+/H+ antiporter NhaC family protein, with the protein MNPQFSSTSSSSPSPTSPSALALLPLTLFLALFVGAGLWFQWQGEEMAFYKVSATVAILPAIALAILLARGPLNRAIDTFVRGAADNTIVTMVLIYLFAGAFASVAKAIGGVDATVNFGLSVIPPSLVLPGLFLMTAFIATAMGTSMGTSMGTIAAIGPIAVGLADATDLSLLLTIGTVVGGAMFGDNLSIISDTTIAATRTQGVSMRDKFRMNLLIALPASFVTLAWLWYSGTTAQVPNPGDYDLALIAPYILVLVLAVSGVNVLLVLFVGILLAGSIGFALEPDYNIARLSQDIYAGYTGMQEILILSLMIGGLGAMMQAGGGIAWLEKTIDRLSRRGRKGQPGRKTGELGISAAVAMTNICTANNTVAILLTGQLAKDMATRYGVDPRRSASLLDIYSCTVQGMLPYGAQVLLASSLASVSPLALAGSIHYCWLLGICALLSILVYGRVSAHKD; encoded by the coding sequence ATGAATCCACAGTTCAGCTCGACATCGTCCAGTTCGCCATCTCCCACCTCGCCATCCGCCCTCGCCCTGCTCCCGCTGACATTGTTTCTCGCGCTCTTTGTAGGGGCCGGGCTGTGGTTCCAGTGGCAGGGGGAGGAAATGGCCTTTTACAAGGTCTCTGCGACGGTGGCGATTCTGCCAGCCATAGCACTGGCGATACTGCTCGCACGCGGCCCGCTCAACCGTGCCATCGATACCTTTGTCCGGGGTGCCGCCGACAACACCATCGTCACCATGGTGCTGATCTACCTGTTTGCCGGCGCATTCGCCAGCGTGGCCAAAGCCATTGGCGGTGTGGATGCGACGGTGAACTTCGGTCTGAGCGTAATCCCTCCGTCACTGGTACTGCCGGGGCTCTTCCTGATGACCGCATTTATCGCCACCGCCATGGGCACCTCCATGGGCACCTCCATGGGCACCATTGCCGCGATCGGCCCCATAGCCGTGGGACTCGCGGACGCCACCGACCTTTCATTGCTGCTCACGATCGGCACGGTGGTCGGCGGCGCCATGTTCGGTGACAACCTGTCGATCATTTCCGACACCACCATTGCCGCCACCCGCACCCAGGGGGTATCCATGCGCGACAAGTTCCGCATGAATCTGTTGATCGCCCTGCCCGCCTCTTTCGTCACCCTGGCCTGGTTGTGGTATTCCGGCACCACGGCCCAGGTGCCCAACCCCGGTGACTATGATCTGGCGCTTATAGCCCCCTATATTTTGGTGTTGGTTCTCGCCGTTTCCGGCGTGAATGTTTTGCTGGTGTTGTTTGTGGGGATTTTATTGGCGGGCAGTATCGGCTTCGCCCTGGAACCGGACTACAACATAGCGCGCCTGTCCCAGGATATTTATGCGGGCTACACCGGCATGCAGGAAATCCTGATTCTGTCGCTGATGATTGGCGGGCTCGGTGCAATGATGCAGGCCGGTGGTGGCATCGCCTGGCTGGAGAAGACAATCGACCGCCTCAGCCGAAGAGGCCGCAAAGGCCAGCCCGGCCGTAAAACCGGCGAGCTGGGCATCAGTGCCGCGGTGGCAATGACCAACATCTGCACCGCCAACAACACCGTAGCCATTCTGCTGACCGGACAACTGGCCAAAGACATGGCCACCCGTTACGGTGTCGACCCACGTCGCAGTGCCAGTCTGCTGGATATTTACTCCTGCACCGTGCAGGGGATGCTGCCTTACGGCGCGCAGGTTCTTCTGGCCTCGTCACTCGCCAGCGTTTCCCCACTCGCACTGGCGGGCAGTATTCATTACTGCTGGCTGCTGGGCATCTGCGCACTGTTATCCATTCTTGTATATGGAAGGGTTAGCGCTCACAAGGACTGA
- a CDS encoding PepSY-associated TM helix domain-containing protein, producing MRYIIIYALLIMVRHNRDRAVVAISLGSARQWHWISSAVCLVGMLLFAITGITLNHAAEIPAHPDVVSHELSVPAELLEGWGSASETPQLSPELVHWLASEYRIHVPRYHRGEWDGSEYYLAMPRPGGDAWLSLDAESGDLTFESTDRGWIAYFNDLHKGRDTGGVWRWFLDVFAVACVVFCLTGFWLLWKQSSRRVSTWPVTALGVLIPLVIALVFIH from the coding sequence ATGAGATACATTATCATCTATGCCCTTCTAATAATGGTCAGACATAACAGGGATCGGGCAGTAGTGGCAATTTCTCTCGGATCGGCGCGCCAATGGCACTGGATCAGCTCCGCGGTGTGCCTGGTGGGAATGCTGTTGTTTGCGATCACCGGTATCACCCTGAATCATGCCGCGGAGATTCCGGCGCACCCCGATGTGGTCAGTCACGAGTTGAGCGTGCCGGCGGAATTGCTGGAAGGCTGGGGCAGTGCATCCGAAACGCCTCAGTTGTCGCCCGAGCTGGTGCATTGGCTGGCGAGCGAATATCGCATTCATGTCCCGCGATACCATCGTGGTGAATGGGATGGTTCCGAATATTACCTGGCGATGCCGCGTCCCGGCGGGGACGCGTGGCTCTCGCTCGACGCGGAGAGTGGCGATCTCACCTTCGAGAGCACCGACCGCGGCTGGATCGCCTATTTCAATGACCTGCACAAAGGGCGCGACACCGGCGGCGTGTGGCGCTGGTTCCTGGATGTGTTCGCGGTGGCCTGTGTCGTTTTTTGTCTCACCGGTTTCTGGCTGTTGTGGAAGCAGTCGTCACGCCGCGTATCCACCTGGCCGGTTACTGCACTGGGGGTGCTGATTCCCCTGGTGATTGCGCTGGTTTTCATTCACTGA
- a CDS encoding DUF2271 domain-containing protein, producing MEITLFKKLAAAAFIAGGCIAGAAQAQTLQVSIEIPRLNVAEYHKPYVAVWLEDEARKATQIAVWYDLEMRNNEGKKWLKDLRQWWRRGGRSLDVPVDGITSATYGPGEHALDVVIAESDLAKLAPGKYRLRVEAAREVGGRELVEIPLTWPLEKSSLPLSAKGEEELGSIRIAMLP from the coding sequence ATGGAAATAACGTTGTTCAAGAAACTGGCCGCAGCGGCCTTTATTGCAGGCGGCTGTATTGCCGGCGCTGCACAGGCCCAAACCCTGCAGGTCAGCATCGAAATTCCGCGCCTCAATGTAGCGGAATACCACAAACCCTATGTCGCGGTATGGCTGGAAGACGAAGCCCGCAAAGCCACCCAGATTGCGGTGTGGTACGACCTGGAAATGCGCAACAACGAAGGCAAAAAATGGCTCAAGGATCTGCGCCAGTGGTGGCGTCGCGGCGGCCGCAGCCTGGATGTGCCGGTCGACGGCATTACCTCCGCCACCTACGGCCCCGGTGAGCACGCGCTAGACGTGGTTATTGCCGAGAGCGATCTGGCAAAGCTGGCCCCGGGCAAATACCGCCTGCGGGTGGAAGCGGCCCGCGAAGTGGGCGGCCGCGAGCTGGTGGAAATTCCCCTGACCTGGCCGCTGGAGAAGTCCAGCCTGCCTTTGTCCGCCAAGGGCGAAGAAGAACTCGGTAGCATCCGCATCGCGATGCTTCCCTGA
- a CDS encoding DUF4198 domain-containing protein, whose translation MKKMTLANLLLAGVITAGIAMQAQAHRAWILPSSTVLSGDDPYVTFDAAVSNTIFFPDHVALGADAVTAIAPNGEKVALENAARGKYRTTFDVQLKEKGTYKIGLASSGLRAFWKDDEGNRKMWPGRGQQANDADFATAVPKNAKELRVSQSSRRIETFVTAGEPSDTVLKPEGVGLELVPVTHPNDLYAGEAAKFKLLIDGEPAKGADVVLIPGGSRYRDNQDEIKVKADTAGLFSVTWPSAGQYFMEAEYEDNKAKAPATVRSASYAATFEVLPM comes from the coding sequence ATGAAAAAAATGACCCTTGCCAACCTGTTGCTGGCCGGCGTTATCACCGCCGGTATTGCCATGCAGGCACAGGCGCACCGCGCCTGGATTCTGCCGAGCTCCACCGTACTGTCCGGTGACGATCCCTACGTGACTTTCGACGCGGCGGTTTCCAACACCATTTTCTTTCCGGACCACGTTGCCCTGGGGGCCGACGCGGTAACCGCAATCGCGCCAAATGGTGAAAAGGTTGCGCTGGAGAATGCGGCCAGAGGCAAATACCGCACGACCTTTGATGTGCAACTGAAGGAAAAGGGGACGTATAAAATCGGCCTTGCGTCCTCCGGCCTGCGCGCCTTCTGGAAAGACGACGAAGGCAATCGCAAGATGTGGCCTGGCCGTGGCCAGCAAGCGAACGATGCCGATTTCGCGACCGCAGTTCCCAAAAATGCCAAAGAGTTGCGCGTGAGCCAGAGCTCCCGTCGCATTGAAACTTTTGTTACAGCCGGCGAACCGTCTGACACGGTGCTGAAACCCGAAGGTGTCGGTCTGGAACTGGTGCCGGTGACCCACCCCAACGATCTGTACGCCGGTGAAGCGGCCAAATTCAAATTGCTGATCGACGGTGAGCCCGCCAAGGGTGCCGACGTTGTACTGATCCCGGGTGGCAGTCGTTACCGCGACAATCAGGATGAAATCAAAGTGAAAGCGGATACCGCGGGTCTGTTCAGTGTCACCTGGCCGAGCGCCGGCCAGTACTTTATGGAAGCAGAATACGAAGACAATAAAGCCAAGGCACCGGCCACGGTGCGCAGTGCTTCTTACGCTGCGACCTTTGAAGTGTTGCCGATGTAA
- a CDS encoding NADPH cytochrome P450 oxidoreductase family protein, translating into MTENQRIAIAVVCTLAWLLWVAVLFVRHRRDLHCALRQQRTQRPGAVLIAYASQSGTAAALARQSAEHLRTSQPVTVLPLSQVSSQTLQTASKALFVVSTYGEGEAPDNGQRFARHYLNGDATALDLSHLSYSVVALGDSTYARFCAFGQLLYDGMAKLGAKALEPLYKVDSARAAADGAGGSIESAMPAWFSAAAMAKSNTSRKPSTWWRLAERRLLNPGSPGAPLFELTLRAVNDWPKWRAGDVFVLQPRQPREVVVRWLARYALDANEWIVSGGRGQTLQAWLRDRVLPVAAFDREKLLRGDFSEFPLLPAREYSVASCGEEKALKLIVRQQFRPSGEHGVGSGWLTEYCEVGELFAGDLRENRNCHTSDHSRPLLLIGAGSGLAGLRAQLAERAGAPDAGLVWLVFGERCPDTDRPLSRELDTWLRQGTLSRCDRIFSRRAHTEFRYVQDFLAAQSAELCSFISRGADIYVCGNRTGMGAGVHRVLEQLLGEVELDVLLQSGRYRRDLY; encoded by the coding sequence ATGACAGAGAATCAGCGCATCGCCATTGCCGTCGTGTGCACGCTGGCCTGGCTCCTGTGGGTTGCAGTGCTGTTTGTACGGCATCGCCGGGACCTGCACTGCGCACTGCGTCAGCAGCGCACACAGAGGCCGGGTGCCGTACTCATTGCCTACGCGAGCCAGAGCGGTACTGCCGCCGCGCTGGCCCGCCAGAGTGCGGAGCACCTGCGCACGTCGCAGCCGGTCACCGTGTTACCTCTCAGTCAGGTGTCGTCGCAGACACTGCAAACCGCCAGTAAAGCGCTGTTCGTTGTCAGCACCTACGGGGAAGGCGAGGCACCGGATAACGGTCAACGCTTTGCCAGACATTACCTCAACGGGGATGCGACCGCGCTGGATCTCTCCCATCTTTCCTATTCAGTCGTTGCACTCGGTGACAGTACCTACGCGCGCTTCTGCGCCTTCGGTCAACTGCTGTACGACGGCATGGCGAAATTGGGTGCGAAAGCACTGGAGCCGTTATACAAAGTCGACAGCGCCCGTGCGGCCGCCGATGGTGCTGGTGGCAGTATTGAGAGCGCCATGCCGGCCTGGTTCAGCGCAGCAGCAATGGCGAAGAGCAATACCAGCCGCAAGCCCAGCACTTGGTGGAGACTGGCGGAGCGCCGTCTGCTCAATCCCGGCAGTCCCGGCGCGCCACTATTTGAACTGACCCTGCGTGCGGTGAACGATTGGCCCAAATGGCGGGCGGGCGATGTGTTCGTATTACAGCCGCGCCAGCCGCGCGAGGTGGTGGTGCGTTGGCTCGCACGATATGCGCTCGATGCGAACGAGTGGATCGTTAGCGGCGGTCGCGGCCAGACCCTGCAAGCCTGGTTGCGGGACCGTGTTCTGCCTGTGGCGGCATTCGATCGGGAAAAGTTGTTGCGCGGCGATTTTTCCGAATTTCCTCTGCTGCCCGCACGTGAATATTCCGTAGCGTCCTGTGGTGAAGAGAAAGCGCTCAAATTGATCGTACGGCAGCAATTCCGTCCATCCGGGGAACACGGGGTCGGCTCAGGCTGGCTTACGGAATACTGTGAAGTGGGTGAGCTGTTTGCGGGCGATCTGCGGGAGAACCGCAACTGCCACACGTCAGATCACAGCCGTCCGTTATTACTGATTGGTGCGGGTAGCGGCCTTGCCGGGTTGCGCGCGCAACTGGCGGAGCGCGCGGGCGCGCCGGATGCCGGGCTGGTGTGGCTGGTGTTCGGTGAGCGCTGCCCCGACACGGATCGGCCCCTGTCCCGGGAACTGGACACCTGGCTGCGGCAGGGAACCCTGTCCCGCTGCGACCGGATTTTCTCCCGCAGAGCGCACACGGAATTCCGTTATGTACAAGACTTTCTCGCAGCACAGTCAGCGGAATTGTGCTCTTTTATTTCCCGTGGCGCGGATATCTATGTGTGCGGCAATCGCACCGGTATGGGCGCAGGCGTACATCGGGTGCTTGAGCAATTACTGGGTGAGGTCGAGCTGGATGTGCTGCTGCAATCCGGGCGCTATCGGCGGGATCTCTACTGA
- a CDS encoding isoaspartyl peptidase/L-asparaginase family protein — protein sequence MKSFFDPLHRPCLKLLSGILMVACLTSQAQQPPAPATPTPTPTFAIAIHGGAGTIEKSGMTPEKERAYRAKLEEALNAGYGVLENGGSSLDAVVAAINVMEDSPLFNAGKGAVYTYDGAHELDASIMDGRNREAGAVAGVRHIANPINLARMVMEDSPFVMLAGEGAETFARSRGVPMVDNKTFDTEQRRKQLDRAKEKLDRENKQDKDYRAAVEALPVPWRMGTVGAVALDQQGNLAAGTSTGGMTAKRYGRIGDSPVIGAGTFADNASCAVSATGHGEYFIRYNVAADICTRVAYQGKTVAQAADEVINQVLLPVGGTGGVIVLDAKGNIALTFNTAGMYRGSRVVGQEPQVAIFGEG from the coding sequence ATGAAGAGCTTTTTTGATCCGCTTCACCGCCCGTGTCTGAAACTTCTGTCGGGCATTCTGATGGTCGCCTGCCTGACATCTCAGGCGCAACAACCGCCCGCGCCCGCAACCCCAACCCCAACCCCGACATTCGCCATCGCCATCCACGGCGGTGCCGGCACTATCGAAAAATCCGGTATGACACCGGAAAAAGAGCGTGCCTATCGCGCCAAGCTGGAAGAGGCTCTCAATGCCGGGTATGGCGTTCTTGAGAACGGTGGCTCCAGCCTGGATGCGGTGGTGGCCGCGATCAACGTGATGGAAGATTCTCCGCTGTTCAATGCCGGCAAGGGCGCGGTTTACACCTATGACGGTGCTCACGAACTGGATGCGTCGATTATGGATGGACGCAATCGCGAGGCCGGGGCTGTTGCCGGGGTCAGGCATATCGCCAACCCCATCAATCTTGCGCGGATGGTGATGGAGGACTCTCCGTTTGTAATGCTGGCGGGGGAAGGGGCCGAGACGTTCGCCCGCAGCCGCGGCGTACCGATGGTAGACAACAAGACGTTCGACACCGAACAGCGTCGCAAGCAGCTTGACCGCGCAAAAGAAAAACTCGACCGGGAAAACAAGCAGGACAAAGATTACCGGGCGGCGGTAGAGGCTCTGCCGGTACCTTGGCGAATGGGCACTGTGGGTGCCGTGGCTCTGGATCAGCAGGGCAATCTCGCCGCCGGAACCTCCACCGGGGGGATGACCGCGAAGCGCTACGGGCGTATCGGCGACTCCCCGGTAATCGGTGCCGGCACGTTCGCGGACAACGCGTCCTGCGCAGTCTCCGCCACCGGTCATGGTGAGTACTTTATCCGCTATAACGTCGCCGCTGATATCTGTACTCGCGTCGCCTATCAGGGCAAAACGGTGGCGCAGGCCGCGGATGAAGTGATCAATCAGGTACTTCTGCCAGTGGGCGGCACCGGTGGTGTCATCGTGCTGGACGCCAAGGGCAATATCGCACTCACCTTCAACACCGCAGGGATGTACCGCGGCAGCCGCGTGGTCGGGCAAGAGCCGCAGGTGGCGATTTTTGGTGAAGGTTGA
- a CDS encoding PA3496 family putative envelope integrity protein, translating to MSGNVIENDIDFDDSDSSLAEEVLKSSKSPRDARRMVEDKLEEMRLRRELMDYQYDF from the coding sequence ATGAGCGGCAACGTTATCGAAAATGACATTGATTTTGATGATTCTGATTCCTCTCTGGCAGAAGAGGTACTGAAGTCAAGCAAGAGCCCCAGGGACGCCCGCCGGATGGTCGAAGACAAGCTGGAGGAGATGCGTCTCAGACGGGAACTGATGGATTATCAGTACGACTTTTAA
- a CDS encoding STAS domain-containing protein — protein sequence MDWPVCTSAGGVYIGRIGQEEKDKRNLPMVVSDRFESRVTSEISESGEAVVIRVTGNFDFNMHRDFQRAYRNVAPPPKMFLVDLSATDHLDSAALGMLLLLRDYCVELGRGGFQPEVELMNANAHVSHILSVSNFDRIFSIR from the coding sequence ATGGACTGGCCGGTTTGCACGTCCGCCGGGGGGGTGTATATTGGCCGCATTGGTCAGGAAGAGAAGGATAAAAGGAACCTTCCGATGGTGGTTTCCGACAGGTTTGAAAGCCGGGTAACTTCTGAAATATCCGAGAGCGGGGAGGCGGTAGTTATCCGCGTGACCGGCAATTTCGATTTCAATATGCACCGGGATTTCCAGCGGGCCTACCGCAATGTGGCACCGCCACCCAAAATGTTTCTGGTGGACCTGTCCGCTACTGACCACCTCGATAGTGCCGCCCTCGGCATGCTGCTGCTGTTGCGCGACTACTGTGTTGAATTGGGGCGAGGTGGGTTCCAGCCGGAGGTGGAACTGATGAATGCCAATGCCCACGTCTCCCATATCCTTTCCGTTTCCAATTTCGACCGGATTTTCAGCATACGCTGA